The sequence below is a genomic window from Massilia oculi.
ATGCGCTGGTACAGGTGGGCGCTCGACGACCGGTGCTCGCCGAGCCAGGTCTTGGCCAGCCACAGGGCAGCGAAGTCCGGGTGCTTGCGCGTGACGTCGAGCGGCAGGCCGAACGAAATCGCAGTGGCGCGGGTGTTCTTCTCGACGATTTCCACTTCCAGGCCGTTCGGCATGCGGCCTTTCGGCACGCCCGTCGCGCTCAAGCCGGCGCCTTCCGGCAGGCGCGCCAACCGCGCCTTGAGCGAGGCCGTCATTGCATCCGACACGTCGCCCGAGATGCCGACCTTCACGGCGCGGCGGGTATAGGCCTTGGCGTAGAAGGCTTTCACGTCATCCAGGGTGATGGCGTCGATGCCGGCGACGGTGCCCAGCACCGGATGACCGTAGGCGGTGCCGGCGAACACATTCGCTTGCAGCCTTTCCTTGCCGAACTCCTCTTCGTTGTTGTCCTTCAGGTCCAGCACCAGGGCATTGCGCTGGGCGTCCTTCAGGCGGCGGAAATCCTCCTCGCGGAAGCCCGGGTCCGTCAGCAAGGGCATCGCGATGTCGAGATACTCTTGCCAGTTATCCTTGTGGATGGTGCCGGTGAAGGTCGTCATTTCCTTGTCGGTCTGCTCGGTGAGGCTGCCGGCCATCGGGAACAGCGCCTTGGTCACCTCGTCGATCTTGCGCTCGCGCGAACCGCTCGACGCCACCATCGCGGCGGTGAGGGCGGCCAGGCCTTCCTTGCCTTTCGGGTCGTGGGCCGAGCCGGCGGCGAACAGCAGCTTGAAGCGGATCTGGGGCAGGGCCGATTTCTGCACCAGCACGTCGAATGTCGCTTCAGGCGCCTGGGGGGCGAACGACGCCAGCTTCGGCAACTGCTCGATGCCCTTCGGCAGCGCGTCATGCGACAGGGTGGTGACCACCATGCTGTCGTCGACCAGGTATTTGCGCGCAGCGGCCTGCAGGTCGGCCGGGCTCAAGCCGTCGATCGCGCGGTAGTAGCCGTTGAGCGTATCGTACGAGCGCTCGAAGTGCACGTAGGAAGCCAGGGTCGAGGCGATCGCCTCGGTGTTGTCGAGCGAGCGGATCAGGCCATACTTCTGGGCCGACTTGGCGGCTTCGAGTTCCTTGGCGCTAACCGGTTCGTCGCGCAGCTTCGCCACCGTCTGCAGGATGGCGTCGCGCACCATCACGGCGTCCGCCGGATTCTTCACGCGCGCGCCGATGGTGGCCAGGGTCGGATCGACCCGGTTCGGGGTGAAGTCGAACAGCTGGTCGACCTTCTGCTCGTCCTGCACCAGGCGCTTGTACAGCGGCGAGGTGCGCCCGAACGACAGCGACAGCGCCATCGACAGCGCCGCCTGCTCCTTCTGCCGGGCGACGAAGCTCGGGGCGCGCCAGGCGACCGTCACCAGCGGCAGGGTCGGCGTCTGCCAGGCCACGTGGCGATACTGGGCGCCGCGCGGCGCGGGTTCGACCGGCACGTTCGACTTGAAGTTGCCGCGCTTCCAACCGGCCCAGTACTTCTCGACCATGGCGATCGCCTTCGACGGCTCGACGTCGCCGGCGATGATGATGGTGGTTTTTTCAGGGCGATACCAGCGGTCGAAGAAGACCTTCGAGTAATCGTACTGGTTCGGCATGTCCTCGATGTCCTTGAGGAAGCCCATCGTGGTGTGCTTGTAGGTGTGGGTGGTGTAGGCGGCGTCGCGCTGCACCTCGAACAGCTTCGACATCGGGTTGGCGCTGTTCTTGTTGTACTCGCCCAGCACGGCGCGCGATTCGGTCTTGAAGGCCTCGATCGGATACGACAGGTGCTGGAAGCGGTCGGCCTCGACCTTGAGCACCGTCTCCAGGTCCTGCTTGGCGAAGGTGGTGTAGTAATTGGTCAGGTCGTCGCTGGTATACGCGTTCTGGCGCGCGCCGGCCTTTGTGATCACTTCCTGGTATTTTTCCGGCGGATAGGTCGGCGTACCGCGGAACATCATGTGCTCGAAGAAGTGGGCGAAGCCCGACTTGCCCGGCTCGACTTCGTTGCGCGAACCGGTCTGCACCGGGATGTGCACCGAGACC
It includes:
- a CDS encoding M16 family metallopeptidase encodes the protein MFHPTLSRTTLATLISGVLLAGAASAAVATPVATPATTRAATKPAAGGDVLPFKATEKLLPNGLKVIVVPTGFPNLVSVHIPVQTGSRNEVEPGKSGFAHFFEHMMFRGTPTYPPEKYQEVITKAGARQNAYTSDDLTNYYTTFAKQDLETVLKVEADRFQHLSYPIEAFKTESRAVLGEYNKNSANPMSKLFEVQRDAAYTTHTYKHTTMGFLKDIEDMPNQYDYSKVFFDRWYRPEKTTIIIAGDVEPSKAIAMVEKYWAGWKRGNFKSNVPVEPAPRGAQYRHVAWQTPTLPLVTVAWRAPSFVARQKEQAALSMALSLSFGRTSPLYKRLVQDEQKVDQLFDFTPNRVDPTLATIGARVKNPADAVMVRDAILQTVAKLRDEPVSAKELEAAKSAQKYGLIRSLDNTEAIASTLASYVHFERSYDTLNGYYRAIDGLSPADLQAAARKYLVDDSMVVTTLSHDALPKGIEQLPKLASFAPQAPEATFDVLVQKSALPQIRFKLLFAAGSAHDPKGKEGLAALTAAMVASSGSRERKIDEVTKALFPMAGSLTEQTDKEMTTFTGTIHKDNWQEYLDIAMPLLTDPGFREEDFRRLKDAQRNALVLDLKDNNEEEFGKERLQANVFAGTAYGHPVLGTVAGIDAITLDDVKAFYAKAYTRRAVKVGISGDVSDAMTASLKARLARLPEGAGLSATGVPKGRMPNGLEVEIVEKNTRATAISFGLPLDVTRKHPDFAALWLAKTWLGEHRSSSAHLYQRIREERGMNYGDYAYIEAFPRGMFQFFPNPNLGRKAQLFEVWIRPVAPQNGHFALRVALHELGKMVDEGISQADFETTRDYLMKNVFVMTATQDQRLGYALDSQWYGTPEFTTMMRDALSKLSAADVNAAIRKHLSAKNLSVVIITRDATGLKQALVSDAFSPIKYDANKPQSLLDEDKQIGEMKLNIKPEAVTITPAAEVFAR